One Pseudomonas sp. HOU2 genomic window carries:
- a CDS encoding GGDEF domain-containing protein yields MYKLIEEQVLKKTAPAELRVEFIQHEFERLHTFSLLIYAASIAIWLVFDLVVSFLGEQGFTWRSMAFVTFFATLTVVLGFTRKARYFDVITLLFVLGLTVGVRLIVTGIPPAVHSSWLVLAAASMLYSVSVLPLSRWAFFATQVIIWLVLNPFINTPTTLIELRGVMTACYSVFLCSLTIYTFLKLREAKLYNYIMSRLLLDQAYNDTLTEIPNRRSFMTMAQKHLQAVPREHDHYLAMIDIDNFKKVNDVYGHDIGDEVLKRVAADIKTVMAQHDFARLGGEEFAIYLTGVRREDVEALAGELCRVVREQPTQYPVTISVGVARVEDGDTLNQALIKADDALYQSKHTGKDRFTFHQ; encoded by the coding sequence ATGTACAAACTCATTGAAGAGCAGGTACTGAAAAAAACCGCGCCCGCCGAGTTGCGGGTCGAGTTCATCCAGCATGAATTCGAACGGCTGCACACGTTCAGCCTGCTGATCTACGCCGCCAGTATTGCGATCTGGCTGGTGTTCGATCTGGTCGTCAGTTTCCTCGGTGAACAGGGCTTCACCTGGCGCTCGATGGCCTTCGTCACGTTCTTTGCAACGCTGACCGTGGTGCTGGGCTTCACCCGCAAGGCCCGGTATTTTGACGTGATCACGCTGCTGTTCGTACTCGGCCTTACCGTTGGCGTGCGATTGATCGTCACCGGCATCCCGCCTGCCGTTCATAGCTCCTGGCTGGTACTCGCTGCGGCCAGCATGCTGTATAGCGTCTCGGTGTTGCCACTGAGTCGCTGGGCGTTCTTTGCGACGCAAGTGATCATCTGGCTGGTTCTCAACCCGTTCATCAACACCCCCACTACCCTGATTGAGCTGCGTGGCGTGATGACCGCTTGCTACAGCGTGTTTCTCTGCTCGTTGACGATCTACACCTTTCTCAAACTGCGTGAGGCCAAGCTCTACAACTACATCATGTCCCGGCTGCTGCTGGATCAGGCCTATAACGACACGCTGACCGAAATCCCCAATCGTCGATCGTTCATGACAATGGCGCAAAAACACCTGCAGGCTGTCCCTCGCGAGCACGACCATTACCTGGCGATGATCGACATCGATAACTTCAAGAAAGTGAATGATGTGTACGGTCACGACATCGGCGATGAAGTGCTGAAACGCGTGGCCGCCGATATCAAAACGGTGATGGCGCAGCACGATTTCGCGCGTCTGGGTGGCGAAGAGTTTGCAATTTACCTGACGGGTGTGCGGCGCGAGGATGTCGAGGCGCTGGCTGGCGAGTTGTGCCGGGTGGTGCGCGAACAACCGACGCAGTACCCGGTCACGATCAGCGTGGGTGTGGCGCGGGTGGAGGATGGCGATACCTTGAATCAGGCGCTGATCAAGGCGGACGATGCGTTGTATCAGTCAAAGCATACGGGCAAGGATCGCTTCACTTTTCATCAGTGA
- a CDS encoding DUF4434 family protein, with product MARWMMFFCLLLGAVVVRADERVFYQPLNVDASLSQAQWQQIWQDTARQGARSVIVQWTAYGDSDFGGASGWLANSLKLAQQQGLQLVLGLKMDPAYYQRIDELDSAGLGTYWQAQLGQSLAQQQTLREDWKLPVSGWYLPLELDDFHFLATDRRAILQRQLKDFASKLDAPLHISAFSAGKLAPGVNGQWLGELSAVGIQVWWQDGAGTKKLSPVVRSGYANALPCSVGIVREAFRQVSAEGQPFRAEPAPPDATSTGCHASAVFSLRYRPWGRVILDNQRKQQSSNVQTH from the coding sequence ATGGCGCGCTGGATGATGTTTTTCTGTCTGCTGCTTGGCGCAGTTGTCGTGCGTGCCGACGAGCGTGTGTTTTACCAACCGCTGAATGTCGATGCCAGCCTCAGTCAGGCTCAGTGGCAGCAAATCTGGCAGGACACCGCGCGTCAGGGTGCCCGCAGCGTGATCGTGCAGTGGACAGCCTATGGTGATTCGGACTTTGGCGGCGCCAGTGGCTGGCTCGCCAACAGTCTGAAACTGGCGCAACAACAAGGCTTGCAGCTGGTGCTCGGGTTGAAGATGGATCCGGCCTATTACCAGCGCATCGACGAACTCGACAGTGCCGGTCTCGGCACTTACTGGCAGGCACAGTTGGGCCAGTCACTGGCGCAACAGCAAACATTGCGCGAGGACTGGAAGCTGCCGGTCAGTGGCTGGTATCTGCCACTGGAGCTGGACGACTTCCACTTTTTGGCGACAGATCGCCGAGCCATATTGCAACGCCAGCTCAAGGATTTCGCCAGCAAGCTCGATGCACCGTTGCACATCAGTGCATTCAGCGCCGGCAAACTCGCGCCGGGGGTAAACGGGCAATGGCTGGGCGAACTGAGCGCCGTCGGGATTCAGGTGTGGTGGCAGGATGGCGCTGGCACCAAGAAACTGTCACCGGTGGTACGCAGCGGTTACGCCAATGCACTGCCCTGCTCCGTGGGCATCGTGCGCGAGGCGTTTCGGCAGGTCAGTGCCGAGGGCCAGCCGTTTCGTGCCGAACCTGCGCCGCCCGATGCGACCTCCACAGGCTGCCACGCCAGCGCGGTATTTTCCCTGCGTTACCGCCCGTGGGGCCGGGTGATCCTCGACAACCAGCGCAAACAGCAAAGCAGCAATGTACAAACTCATTGA